In Clostridium butyricum, the genomic stretch TGATGGGTTTTCCCCATATTATAAGCAATTCTTATTATAGATTTTTCTTCTTTTGTCATTTTACGTCCAAACATTTTTTCAAATTGAGATATAAGTTTTTCTGTATCTACTTTTAGAGAATTAGTTGGAATACGGTTATAATTAGGGTTAGAATAAATACTTGGCTTTAAATTTTTATTAAATACTTTTTTAAATACATGGCATGTATAAACCGCATCATTCAATGCGTTATGAAAATCATTTTGTATAGGAATATTCCAAAATTCAACAGCAGTTTTTAAACCAAGTCGGTTTCCTTTTGGAGTATTGAATTCTTTTGAAGCAAGATTTTGAATATCAATGTATTTTTTTATGTTATTATGAATATTAAGACTATGATAGTGGATATTACGTATTAACTGTTTTATATCATCTATTCCCCATACGCACATTACAAAATCATTTGATCCTATAAATTTTAAAAACTCTTTATATACTGATGGAAAATGTTTTTCAGTTGCAACCATTTCAGTATTTATTCCTGTGAGTTCTTCAATAAAAGGATGAATTTCATTATATAATGATGGTTTAATCAATCTGTTGAATGTTGCTATTATTTCAAAATTATCATTAAGCTTTACAGCACCAATTTGTATTATTTCAAAAGGCATTTCACATGTTTTATTATCACTTGAGTCAGATTTGTTTTTTACAGAACTATTTTCTATTATTTTCTTTTCACAGATACTTTTCGTATTTATTTCTTCATTTTTTTTTGTATATAGCTGATTAAATTCTAAATCAAATACTATGTAATTCATATTTACTTACCAACCTTTATGTTAATCATCATGTTTTATTATATCATGAAATTTTTATCATAAAACACGATGAGTCTATTTATATCAAGAAATTCTCAATAGCTTGCAAATTTAATATAGAAATATAACTATATTTTGTTTCAAGCCAATTTTGATTTTTAAAGAATGATAAGGTTTTATTAACTGTTGGTCTTGATAGACCTAGGATTTTTGCGATATCATCTTGAGTATAATAAATATAGAAAATATTTTCTTTAACAAAGCAATGATTGTTTTTTATACTTTTTACAATGAAATATGCAATTTTTTGTTTTGCATCTAAGAATGTTGAAATTGAAATTTGATCAAAAAGTGAGTTTATATCTCTTGATAAATCTTGAATTATACATAAAGAAAAATTTGGATTAATAGAAATATATTTGTTTACAATTTCCTTATCTATTGAGATTATTTCACATTTAGATAAAGCTATTACAAAAGAACGTCTTGTTTCATTTGTAAAAAATGAGGATGTTCCAAAAACACCTTGTTTTCTTAATATAAAAATTGTTCTTTCATCTCCGTTAACGGAAGTTGAAAATGTTCTTATTGCTCCTGATTTTAAGAAATAAAAGCAGTCAGCTTTATCTTCCTGATGAAATATAAAATCTCCCTTGTTATATATTTTAGCAGGTTGAATTTTTTCTAATAATACACACATTTTATTTATAGAAATATCATTTAAAAAAGCCTTTATATTATACATTTTGTAATCTCCTTAATACCTATCTATATATTACTATACAGTTTATTTTAATAAATGTTAACTAGTTAACATTTATTAACGTAAATTTTTGATAAAATTAGTAATTGAGAAAAACATAGTAATAAAATTCATAATAATAGAAGGAGATTTATATGCAGAATAAGAATATAAGAAAAGTTATAATTTATATTATAGGGTTGTTTATAATGGCAATAGGAATTGGACTATCAGTTAAATCAAATCTTGGAGTTTCACCTGTAAGTACAATTCCTTATACTATTACACTTACTTTAGGAATTGAAATGGGACGTGCTACTGTTTTGTTTTATATAGTTCTTGTGTTAATTCAGATATTGATTTTAAGGAAAAACTTTAAGATTATCAATCTTGCACAAATTGTTGTAGCAGTAGGTTTTGGATATTTTACAACTTTTTCAAATGAATTAATGTCATTTTTTCCAGACCCACATAATTATATTTTTAGATTATTATTTCTTTTTACAAGCATTGTATGTGTTGCATTAGGTATATTATTATATATGTCAAGTGGCTTAATTCCACTTGCTGGAGAAGGTGTTATGAAAGCTGTTTCATTAAAGACAAAAATTGATTTTTCAAAATGTAAATTGGGATTTGATATAACTATGGTTGTAATATCTACAGTGGTGTGTTTTTCTGTCTTAAATCAGCTTGGAAGTGTGAGGGAAGGAACATTAATATCTGCAATTTTTGTTGGAGTTGT encodes the following:
- a CDS encoding 3'-5' exonuclease, which gives rise to MNYIVFDLEFNQLYTKKNEEINTKSICEKKIIENSSVKNKSDSSDNKTCEMPFEIIQIGAVKLNDNFEIIATFNRLIKPSLYNEIHPFIEELTGINTEMVATEKHFPSVYKEFLKFIGSNDFVMCVWGIDDIKQLIRNIHYHSLNIHNNIKKYIDIQNLASKEFNTPKGNRLGLKTAVEFWNIPIQNDFHNALNDAVYTCHVFKKVFNKNLKPSIYSNPNYNRIPTNSLKVDTEKLISQFEKMFGRKMTKEEKSIIRIAYNMGKTHQFLK
- a CDS encoding YczE/YyaS/YitT family protein, with protein sequence MQNKNIRKVIIYIIGLFIMAIGIGLSVKSNLGVSPVSTIPYTITLTLGIEMGRATVLFYIVLVLIQILILRKNFKIINLAQIVVAVGFGYFTTFSNELMSFFPDPHNYIFRLLFLFTSIVCVALGILLYMSSGLIPLAGEGVMKAVSLKTKIDFSKCKLGFDITMVVISTVVCFSVLNQLGSVREGTLISAIFVGVVLEIFTKCLKDKINKFINGEMELA
- a CDS encoding Crp/Fnr family transcriptional regulator; protein product: MYNIKAFLNDISINKMCVLLEKIQPAKIYNKGDFIFHQEDKADCFYFLKSGAIRTFSTSVNGDERTIFILRKQGVFGTSSFFTNETRRSFVIALSKCEIISIDKEIVNKYISINPNFSLCIIQDLSRDINSLFDQISISTFLDAKQKIAYFIVKSIKNNHCFVKENIFYIYYTQDDIAKILGLSRPTVNKTLSFFKNQNWLETKYSYISILNLQAIENFLI